CATGGCCAGGGGACTGATCGCCATCGGCGTGACGCGTGGCAGCCACGTGGGTATCTGGGCCCAGAACGTGCCGGACTGGCTCACCTTCCTCTATGCCACCGCCAAGATCGGGGCCGTGGCGGTGACGGTCAATACGAGTTACCGCACGGAAGAGCTGCGCTACCTGATGAATAACTCCGACATGCATACTCTTTGCATGACCGACGGGGTGCCGGGGAGCAATTACACCGACATCATCTACGAGCTGTTGCCGGAACTGAAGACGACGCAGCGCGGCAAGCTGCGATCAGAACATTTCCCGGCATTGAAGAATGTGGTCTACATCGGACAGGAGAAGTACCGCGGCATGTACAACACGGCCGAGGTGCTGCTGCTGGGGAAGAGTGTGCCGGACGACGAGCTCAGGCGGTTGCGGGCGCTTACCCGCTGCGACGACGTGGTCAACATGCAATACACCTCCGGGACGACAGGTTTTCCCAAGGGGGTGATGCTTACCCACCACAACATCGTCAACAACGGTTACCTCACCGGTCTGCACATGCAGTTCACCCCCGAGGATAAATGCTGCATCTGCGTTCCCCTGTTTCACTGCTTCGGCGTGGTGCTGGCCACCATGTGCTGCCTCACCCACGGCAGCACACAGGTGATGGTGGAGCGGTTCGATCCGCTGGTGACACTGGCTTCCATCCACCGGGAGCGATGCACGGTGCTGCATGGTGTCCCTACCATGTTTATCTCGATGCTCCACCATCCCATGTTCTCGATGTTCGACATGCATTCACTTCGCACCGGCATCATGGCGGGAGCACTCTGTCCCGAGGAGCTGATGCGGCAGGTGAACGAGCAGATGTTCATGGATCTTACCAGCGTCTACGGGATGACCGAGACCTCGCCCGGCATGACGCAGAGTCGCGTGGATGATCCTTTCGAGGTTCGCCTGGCTACCGTGGGGAGTGATTACGAGTTCACAGAGGTGAAGGTGCTCGACCCGGAAACGGGACAAGAGTGTCCCGTGGGGGTCGCGGGAGAGATGTGCTGCCGCGGCTACAACGTGATGAAGGGTTACTACAAGAACCCGGAGGCGACGGCACAGGTGATCGATGCCAAAGGCTTCATGCACTCGGGGGACCTGGGGGTGAAGGATGCTCAGGGAAACTATCGCATCACCGGGCGCATCAAGGATATGATCATCAGGGGAGGGGAGAACATCTCACCGAAAGAGGTGGAGGAGTACCTCTACCGGATGCCGGGCGTGCGGGACGTGCAGGTGATAGCAGTGGCGTCGCCCCGCTATGGCGAGGATGTGGGTGCCTTCATCATTCAGAAGGAGGGTTTCCGCCTTACAACAGAGGATGTGCGCGACTATTGCAAGGGGCAGATCGCTAAGTACAAGATTCCCCGCTACGTCTTCTTCGTCGAAGCCTTCCCCATGACCGGCAGCGGCAAGATTCAGAAGTTCCGCCTGCGGGAGATGGCGCTGGAACTCTGCAAGCGGGATGGCATTGAGATTCTGTAAAAATGTTCACACAAAAAAAGCACCCGATGTAGGGTGCTTTTTTTGTGGAGAATATCGGAGTCGAACCGATGACCTTTTGACTGCCAGTCAAACGCTCTAGCCAGCTGAGCTAATCCCCCGTGATTTTCGTGGTGCAAAGATAGCTATTTTGTTTATATTTGCAACTGAATTGAGTCAGAAAAATAAAAAATTAGGATATATGATTGTATTCAACACTACCTTCCACGTGGAGGCCGCTCTTCAGGAAGAGTTCGTGGAGTACATGCTGTCGGTGTTCATACCCGGAGCCACACGCAGTGGACTGCTCTCCTCACCCCGCCTGGCGAGGGTATTTGGAGAGGAGGGGGAAGAGGGACACTCCTACGCCATGGAGTTCACCGCTGTCGACATCGCTGCACTGGAAAGATGGAACAGCGAAGAGAGTCAACAGGTTGTCACCCCCCTGCTGGAGAAATTTAAAGAGAAGGTGGTGGGGTTCTCTACCGTGATGCAGACAATATCCTACTGAACGATGCAGAAAGAAAGAATCATCATGGGGATCGACCCAGGCACGCAGGTGATGGGCTACGGCATCCTACGGGTGCTCGACAACAAGCCATCCATGATGGCCATGGGGGTGATGGAGTTGGGCAAGTATGGCGATCATTACCTGAAGCTGGCGAAGATCTACGCGCGCGTCATCGGCCTGATCGACGAGTTCCTTCCCGATGAGCTGGCCATTGAGGCTCCCTTCTTCGGGAAGAACGTGCAGAGCATGCTCAAGCTGGGACGCGCCCAGGGGGTGGCCATGGCGGCCGCAATCTCACGCGACATCCCCATCCATGAGTACGCCCCGCTCAAGATCAAGATGGCCATCACCGGTAACGGTCGCGCAGCCAAGGAACAGGTGGCCTACATGCTGCAGAAGATCCTGCACATCCCCGACGAACAGATGCTGCCGCAGCTCGATGCATCCGACGGGCTGGCCGCTGCACTGTGCCATTTCTACCAATCGGGTCTCACCACAGGCG
This genomic window from Dysgonomonadaceae bacterium zrk40 contains:
- a CDS encoding AMP-binding protein; translated protein: MTLSERTLGDWLEHWARETPDKEYIVYSDRDLRFTWKKFNERVDHMARGLIAIGVTRGSHVGIWAQNVPDWLTFLYATAKIGAVAVTVNTSYRTEELRYLMNNSDMHTLCMTDGVPGSNYTDIIYELLPELKTTQRGKLRSEHFPALKNVVYIGQEKYRGMYNTAEVLLLGKSVPDDELRRLRALTRCDDVVNMQYTSGTTGFPKGVMLTHHNIVNNGYLTGLHMQFTPEDKCCICVPLFHCFGVVLATMCCLTHGSTQVMVERFDPLVTLASIHRERCTVLHGVPTMFISMLHHPMFSMFDMHSLRTGIMAGALCPEELMRQVNEQMFMDLTSVYGMTETSPGMTQSRVDDPFEVRLATVGSDYEFTEVKVLDPETGQECPVGVAGEMCCRGYNVMKGYYKNPEATAQVIDAKGFMHSGDLGVKDAQGNYRITGRIKDMIIRGGENISPKEVEEYLYRMPGVRDVQVIAVASPRYGEDVGAFIIQKEGFRLTTEDVRDYCKGQIAKYKIPRYVFFVEAFPMTGSGKIQKFRLREMALELCKRDGIEIL
- a CDS encoding DUF4286 family protein, which gives rise to MIVFNTTFHVEAALQEEFVEYMLSVFIPGATRSGLLSSPRLARVFGEEGEEGHSYAMEFTAVDIAALERWNSEESQQVVTPLLEKFKEKVVGFSTVMQTISY
- the ruvC gene encoding crossover junction endodeoxyribonuclease RuvC, with the translated sequence MQKERIIMGIDPGTQVMGYGILRVLDNKPSMMAMGVMELGKYGDHYLKLAKIYARVIGLIDEFLPDELAIEAPFFGKNVQSMLKLGRAQGVAMAAAISRDIPIHEYAPLKIKMAITGNGRAAKEQVAYMLQKILHIPDEQMLPQLDASDGLAAALCHFYQSGLTTGDKKYRDWKDYAVKNQEKVKK